The following proteins are encoded in a genomic region of Galbibacter sp. BG1:
- a CDS encoding pyridoxal phosphate-dependent aminotransferase — MKNAKNNSRREWFKKGALAAGALALTPMDIWGKAVEEASVKKQKFIFDAGYGGLNEFTPPKFPDLSTVKARLLWNENPYGPSPKASIAFQKAVYEGNHYSWNSLGNLVDKISKKEGVSPQQIMMGPGSSDLLEKTAMVYFKNGGNVVCGDPCYMSLVHVAKASGGDWKPVKLTKDFQHDLEAMEAAIDKNTKLVYITNPNNPTATITDTKKLYDFCERVSEKVPIFIDEAYIELSEGGLANSMAPLVAKGKNIFVARTFSKIYGMAGLRIGYMLGNAESLKKINEITRGGMGITGPTIAAASASMEDEVFLSECKSKITYAKKFTYNLLNEKGINYLPSQTNFVLFPIPLKGDEFLEKIYEHKVVVRTFNFWDQDWCRVSMGTEEEMNYFAKAINEILV; from the coding sequence ATGAAAAATGCTAAAAACAACAGTAGAAGGGAATGGTTTAAAAAAGGGGCGCTAGCTGCTGGGGCCTTAGCTTTAACGCCAATGGATATTTGGGGAAAAGCTGTGGAAGAAGCCAGCGTTAAAAAGCAGAAATTCATTTTTGATGCGGGTTACGGCGGTTTGAATGAATTTACACCTCCAAAATTCCCAGATTTAAGCACCGTTAAGGCTAGATTACTTTGGAATGAAAACCCGTACGGGCCCTCTCCAAAAGCATCTATTGCGTTTCAGAAGGCTGTTTATGAAGGGAATCATTACTCTTGGAATTCCTTAGGGAATCTGGTGGATAAAATTTCAAAAAAAGAAGGAGTTTCTCCACAACAAATTATGATGGGCCCAGGTTCGTCGGATCTTTTGGAGAAAACAGCCATGGTATATTTTAAAAATGGGGGCAACGTAGTTTGTGGAGACCCCTGCTACATGTCTCTTGTTCATGTGGCAAAGGCTTCTGGTGGAGATTGGAAACCCGTGAAACTTACAAAGGATTTTCAGCACGATTTGGAGGCAATGGAAGCAGCCATAGACAAAAACACCAAGTTGGTGTATATTACAAACCCGAACAATCCTACCGCGACGATAACAGATACAAAGAAGCTGTACGATTTTTGTGAGCGCGTTTCAGAAAAAGTACCAATTTTTATAGACGAAGCTTATATTGAACTTTCCGAAGGCGGTCTTGCAAATAGTATGGCACCATTGGTGGCGAAGGGTAAAAATATATTTGTAGCGCGTACTTTTTCCAAAATTTATGGCATGGCAGGATTGCGTATTGGGTATATGTTGGGAAATGCAGAATCACTGAAAAAGATAAATGAGATAACACGTGGCGGTATGGGAATTACAGGGCCGACGATTGCCGCTGCAAGCGCGAGCATGGAAGATGAAGTTTTTCTTTCTGAATGTAAATCTAAAATTACCTACGCTAAAAAGTTTACCTATAACCTATTGAATGAAAAAGGTATAAACTACTTGCCGTCCCAAACCAATTTTGTGCTTTTTCCAATACCCCTAAAAGGAGATGAATTTTTGGAAAAGATCTACGAGCACAAAGTGGTGGTTAGAACGTTTAATTTTTGGGATCAAGATTGGTGCAGGGTGAGTATGGGGACTGAAGAGGAAATGAACTATTTTGCCAAGGCGATCAATGAAATTTTGGTTTAA
- a CDS encoding AEC family transporter: MDYALQKTISLLLLILIGVLLKLKFKNPDEITGLKKIILNLALPATIFMALLKIEISKELALLPIIAILLNFLLFALAGFLLPVVGISKNSPEGRTSRLLIPSLAPGLSCFPFVLEFLGDDYLAKAAMADLGNKIFVLIVLYIIAMKWFYKNNSEKIKQVDNSKKIKDLLLSMVKEPVNLFIISALVLVLFGVNLSMFPSFFKDVFSRLSVIMTPLILIFIGLAFKIKRRQFLQIFALLLLRAGIVLMLMAGLVLLFDIPQNENVLLLVAFALSACSFWPFAHISMVDAAEKNKEATSKTFSNSFAIGILALSLPISTLLILAILSSGEVFTSPFNLVTLGVLCCFGAVFSVLCKSIKIPKQVSSSKELFRKSTT; this comes from the coding sequence ATGGATTATGCTCTTCAAAAGACCATATCGCTTCTATTATTAATTTTAATCGGGGTTCTGCTGAAGTTAAAATTTAAGAATCCAGATGAAATTACCGGGTTAAAGAAGATTATTCTCAACCTTGCACTGCCTGCAACCATCTTTATGGCATTGCTAAAGATTGAAATAAGTAAAGAGTTAGCGCTGTTGCCTATTATAGCTATTCTTTTAAATTTCTTGTTGTTTGCGCTTGCGGGTTTTTTGCTTCCTGTGGTTGGGATTTCTAAAAATTCACCAGAGGGTAGAACCAGTAGGCTTTTAATACCCTCATTGGCTCCAGGATTATCCTGCTTTCCCTTTGTATTAGAATTTTTGGGAGACGATTATTTGGCAAAGGCAGCTATGGCAGACTTAGGGAATAAAATATTTGTGCTTATCGTTCTCTACATTATTGCTATGAAATGGTTTTACAAAAACAATAGCGAGAAAATAAAGCAGGTTGACAATTCAAAAAAAATTAAGGATTTATTGTTGTCCATGGTAAAGGAACCTGTAAATCTGTTTATAATTTCTGCACTAGTTTTGGTATTGTTTGGAGTTAATTTAAGTATGTTTCCATCTTTTTTTAAAGATGTATTTTCAAGATTGAGTGTTATTATGACTCCTTTGATCCTGATATTCATTGGGCTTGCGTTTAAAATAAAACGCCGCCAATTTTTGCAAATATTTGCATTGTTGCTTTTAAGGGCGGGCATTGTGCTTATGCTTATGGCAGGTCTTGTTTTGTTGTTTGATATACCACAAAATGAAAATGTATTGCTATTGGTAGCCTTCGCACTAAGCGCATGTAGTTTTTGGCCATTTGCACATATCTCAATGGTTGATGCTGCTGAAAAAAATAAGGAAGCAACTTCAAAAACCTTTAGCAATAGTTTTGCCATAGGTATTTTAGCGCTATCACTTCCTATCTCCACACTTCTTATTCTTGCCATACTTTCCAGCGGGGAAGTGTTTACAAGTCCTTTTAATTTAGTAACTTTAGGTGTTTTATGCTGTTTCGGTGCCGTTTTTAGTGTACTTTGTAAAAGTATTAAAATCCCGAAACAGGTGTCTTCCTCCAAAGAACTTTTTAGAAAGTCAACTACCTAA
- a CDS encoding GbsR/MarR family transcriptional regulator yields the protein MIYYDMMNENLEIQQLKKQIIEEMGVYFESEDTTSPLSSRIFALLVLEGSEGASFDKIVEELEISKSSASTNLQILQSMGRVSYYTKPGDRKRYFKASVTSLVNRLEDKIQSWKRERCLHERVATYREKVISNNEDNNIDVEKDLSFNIHYIEFVDVMIDNLSRLKNNILITVNQD from the coding sequence GTGATTTATTATGATATGATGAATGAAAATCTTGAAATTCAACAGCTGAAAAAGCAAATTATTGAAGAGATGGGGGTATACTTTGAAAGCGAAGATACTACTTCCCCTTTGTCTTCAAGAATCTTTGCTTTACTGGTGTTGGAAGGCAGTGAAGGAGCCTCTTTCGACAAGATTGTGGAGGAATTGGAAATAAGTAAAAGTTCGGCATCTACCAATTTGCAAATACTGCAATCGATGGGGCGGGTGAGTTATTATACAAAACCGGGAGATCGAAAAAGATATTTTAAGGCTTCTGTTACGAGCTTAGTAAATAGATTGGAAGATAAAATACAATCTTGGAAAAGGGAAAGATGTTTGCACGAAAGAGTAGCGACCTATCGAGAGAAAGTAATTTCTAATAATGAAGATAATAATATAGATGTGGAAAAGGACTTGTCCTTCAATATTCACTATATAGAATTTGTTGATGTAATGATCGACAATTTAAGCAGGCTTAAGAACAATATTTTAATAACCGTCAATCAAGATTAA
- a CDS encoding efflux RND transporter periplasmic adaptor subunit codes for MLISCGDNEKQQQGQQAMPFPTVKIEKRDVTTYKSYPASIQGEINSEIRPKVSGYIQDVLVDEGEKVKKGQLLFRLETESLTQDADAAKASVNVAQVEVDRLKPLVEKGIISQVQLETAKANLAQAKSNYNSINANINYASVKSPVDGVVGSIPFRRGALVSATTQTPLTTISSIDRVYAFFSMNEKDFLSILKNMKGETLDEKAKNTSKVNLILADGSTYEQQGTVETITGNIDPQTGTVSFRATFENPQGLLRSGSSGTIKVPQNYESVIVVPSLSTFEQQGKKFVYKVAENDSIFEAAIKTLDETDKFLVVKEGIEEGDQILAKGVDKVKSGMKIVPQPTSLDSIFNSFDTVFK; via the coding sequence GTGCTAATAAGTTGCGGGGATAATGAAAAACAACAGCAAGGCCAGCAGGCAATGCCTTTTCCTACCGTAAAAATAGAGAAGCGGGATGTAACCACTTATAAAAGTTATCCTGCCAGTATTCAAGGGGAAATAAACAGTGAAATTAGGCCAAAAGTATCGGGTTATATTCAAGATGTTTTGGTAGATGAAGGGGAAAAAGTAAAAAAGGGACAATTACTTTTTAGATTGGAGACCGAAAGCCTCACCCAAGATGCTGATGCTGCCAAAGCCAGCGTAAACGTAGCGCAAGTAGAAGTAGATCGGTTGAAACCACTGGTGGAAAAAGGTATTATTAGTCAAGTGCAATTGGAAACTGCCAAAGCCAATTTGGCGCAGGCCAAAAGTAATTATAACAGTATAAATGCCAATATTAATTACGCTTCCGTTAAAAGTCCGGTCGATGGCGTGGTAGGCTCCATTCCTTTTCGTAGGGGTGCTTTGGTAAGTGCTACCACCCAAACCCCTTTAACAACCATTTCCAGTATCGATCGGGTCTATGCTTTTTTCAGTATGAACGAAAAGGACTTTCTATCCATTCTTAAAAATATGAAAGGGGAAACCTTGGATGAAAAAGCGAAGAATACTTCCAAAGTCAATTTAATATTGGCAGATGGATCTACTTACGAGCAACAGGGTACGGTGGAAACAATAACAGGAAATATAGACCCTCAAACAGGAACCGTTTCCTTTAGGGCTACCTTCGAAAACCCGCAGGGGCTTCTAAGAAGCGGAAGTAGTGGAACCATTAAAGTACCTCAAAATTATGAATCGGTCATTGTAGTGCCCAGCTTATCTACTTTTGAGCAGCAAGGTAAAAAGTTTGTCTATAAAGTAGCAGAGAACGACAGCATTTTTGAGGCGGCCATAAAAACCTTGGATGAAACCGACAAATTCCTAGTCGTTAAGGAAGGCATAGAAGAAGGCGATCAAATTTTAGCGAAAGGAGTGGATAAAGTTAAGTCGGGAATGAAAATTGTGCCGCAACCAACTTCTTTGGATAGTATTTTCAATTCGTTTGACACCGTATTTAAATAA
- a CDS encoding efflux RND transporter permease subunit: MLKVFIERPVLSTVISIVITVIGVLGVLTLPVTQYPDIAPPTVQVTASYPGANAETILESVIVPIEEQINGVEGMTYITSTASNDGSASITVYFEQGYDPDIAAVNVQNRVARANAVLPSEVIRAGVITQKQENSALMYVALYSTNKDYDDVFLQNYLNINVRPEILRIKGVGAVNVFGAKEYSMRVWIDPDKMANYSLTSNDVIGAINEQSLEAAAGSIGQNSGKSFEYVIKYKGRFKTPEEYNSIIIKSLGNGKYLRLKDVAKVELDAFSYASLSRSKGYPGINFGVFQTPGSNAQEIINEIYGKLDKLEKDFPSGVEYLVNYDTNKFLTASIDKVKHTLIEAFLLVFLVVFVFLQDVKSTLIPAIAVPVAIIGTFFFLQLLGYSLNLLTLFALILAIGIVVDDAIVVVEAVHAKLEGGYDNARKASISAMSEISGAIISITLVMAAVFIPITFIQGPSGVFYEQFGVTLIIAILISAVNALTLSPALCAIFLKPHKEEDREKKKSFIQRFYAAFNAGFEATTHRYTKSLGFLLKHKWITGIILVAAIAGIFWASNTTPTGFVPTEDRGVIFVNVELPPGSSLDRTFNTTEELYDIIEDIDGIRTASLISGSNFFSGAGSSYALGFIILEDWEERTTDATSVEGITAQLYQKTAGLSDAKLIFFQPPSIPGFGSSEGFEVQLLDRAAHSLKDLDKVAGDFASALMQNPEIGFANNSFNTNFPQLEMDINIAKAKEAGISVNDIISTLQGYIGGFYAADFSRFGKQYRVFVQSEPEDRSEISSLNSIYVRNADGEMAPVSSFVTLKRVYGPQSVNRFNLFNAVTINGSAAPGFSSGDAISTINKVAGETLPNNYEIAYSGLTREEIASTGQSGLIFALSILFVYFFLSAQYESYILPFAILLSLPIGVMGAFITTKFAGLQNNIYFQIALIMLVGLLAKNAILIVEFALQRRRQGVPLLEAAIEGARVRLRPILMTSFAFILGLMPLVLANGVGAEGNNSIGTGAAGGMLIGTVLGVFVIPVLFVVFQWLQERITGAPEPKVEQDNSAE, from the coding sequence ATGTTAAAAGTATTTATAGAAAGGCCGGTATTATCTACCGTAATATCTATTGTAATTACCGTTATAGGGGTGCTGGGGGTACTCACGCTTCCGGTAACACAATATCCAGATATCGCCCCACCAACGGTACAGGTAACAGCATCTTATCCTGGTGCCAATGCAGAAACAATCTTAGAAAGTGTAATTGTGCCCATTGAAGAACAAATCAATGGGGTAGAGGGGATGACCTACATCACTTCCACCGCCAGTAACGATGGTAGCGCATCTATTACTGTTTATTTTGAACAAGGATACGATCCCGATATTGCGGCTGTAAACGTTCAAAACAGGGTGGCGCGTGCGAATGCTGTTTTGCCTTCCGAAGTAATTCGTGCCGGGGTAATTACACAGAAGCAGGAGAATTCCGCTTTGATGTATGTAGCGCTCTATTCTACCAACAAAGATTATGATGATGTTTTTCTTCAGAATTATTTAAATATCAATGTTCGCCCAGAGATTTTGCGTATTAAGGGTGTGGGTGCCGTGAATGTATTTGGGGCCAAAGAATATTCCATGCGGGTTTGGATAGATCCCGATAAAATGGCCAACTATTCCTTAACCAGTAACGATGTTATTGGAGCCATCAACGAACAAAGTTTAGAGGCTGCAGCAGGTTCTATAGGGCAGAATTCTGGAAAATCTTTTGAATATGTTATCAAATATAAAGGGCGCTTTAAAACACCTGAGGAATATAATAGTATCATTATAAAATCTTTAGGCAATGGAAAGTATTTACGCCTTAAAGATGTTGCCAAAGTAGAATTGGATGCGTTTTCCTATGCTTCTTTATCGAGGTCGAAAGGATATCCAGGGATTAACTTTGGGGTATTTCAAACACCGGGGTCGAATGCGCAGGAAATCATAAACGAAATTTATGGCAAGCTGGATAAGTTGGAAAAAGATTTTCCAAGCGGCGTTGAGTATTTGGTGAATTACGACACCAATAAATTTCTTACCGCTTCTATCGATAAGGTAAAGCATACTCTTATCGAAGCATTCCTTTTGGTGTTTTTGGTTGTTTTTGTCTTCCTTCAAGATGTAAAATCAACTTTAATACCTGCCATTGCAGTACCGGTAGCCATTATAGGAACCTTCTTTTTTCTGCAACTGTTGGGGTACTCGCTTAACTTACTAACGCTTTTCGCACTTATCCTCGCTATTGGTATTGTGGTAGATGATGCCATTGTGGTGGTAGAAGCCGTACATGCCAAATTGGAAGGGGGGTACGACAATGCGAGGAAGGCCTCCATTTCTGCCATGAGTGAAATCAGTGGAGCGATTATTTCGATTACTCTGGTAATGGCAGCGGTATTTATCCCAATCACCTTCATTCAAGGGCCTTCAGGGGTTTTTTACGAACAGTTTGGGGTAACACTGATAATTGCGATATTAATTTCCGCAGTAAACGCACTTACTTTAAGTCCTGCCCTATGTGCTATCTTTTTGAAACCGCATAAGGAAGAAGATAGGGAGAAAAAGAAAAGCTTTATTCAACGTTTCTATGCTGCCTTTAATGCAGGTTTTGAAGCAACGACACATCGATATACGAAATCCCTTGGTTTTTTACTGAAACACAAATGGATTACTGGAATTATTCTGGTAGCCGCCATCGCTGGAATCTTCTGGGCCAGTAACACAACGCCAACCGGTTTTGTGCCTACGGAAGATAGAGGGGTTATTTTTGTAAATGTGGAATTACCTCCAGGATCTTCCCTTGATAGAACATTCAATACCACGGAAGAGCTATACGATATAATTGAAGATATTGATGGTATTAGAACGGCTTCCTTAATTTCCGGTAGTAATTTCTTTTCTGGTGCCGGAAGCTCCTATGCGCTTGGGTTTATCATTTTAGAAGACTGGGAAGAAAGAACAACAGATGCGACTTCCGTAGAGGGGATTACCGCTCAATTATACCAAAAAACGGCTGGATTAAGCGATGCAAAATTGATATTTTTCCAACCACCGAGTATTCCTGGTTTTGGTTCTTCGGAAGGGTTTGAAGTGCAGTTATTAGATCGTGCAGCACATTCCTTAAAGGATTTGGATAAGGTTGCCGGTGATTTCGCCAGTGCTTTAATGCAAAATCCGGAAATAGGTTTTGCCAATAATTCTTTTAATACCAACTTCCCACAGTTGGAAATGGATATAAACATTGCCAAAGCCAAGGAAGCTGGAATTTCCGTAAACGATATTATTTCTACGCTCCAAGGTTATATAGGAGGGTTTTATGCGGCAGATTTTAGTAGGTTTGGTAAGCAATATCGGGTGTTTGTGCAGTCGGAACCAGAGGATAGGTCAGAAATAAGTAGTTTGAACAGTATTTACGTAAGAAATGCCGATGGGGAAATGGCACCCGTTTCCTCTTTCGTAACTTTAAAAAGAGTGTACGGTCCGCAGTCGGTAAATCGGTTTAACTTGTTCAATGCGGTAACCATTAACGGTTCTGCTGCTCCTGGGTTTAGTTCTGGGGATGCCATTAGCACCATTAATAAAGTTGCAGGGGAAACCTTGCCGAATAATTATGAGATAGCTTATTCCGGCTTAACAAGGGAGGAAATTGCCTCTACAGGTCAATCTGGACTTATTTTTGCTTTGAGTATTCTTTTTGTATACTTCTTTTTATCGGCACAATACGAGAGTTATATCCTACCATTTGCCATCCTTTTATCTTTACCTATTGGGGTTATGGGGGCCTTTATAACCACTAAATTTGCCGGATTGCAGAATAACATATATTTCCAAATTGCCCTTATAATGTTAGTGGGGCTGTTGGCAAAAAATGCCATTCTTATTGTGGAATTTGCCTTACAACGAAGGAGACAAGGAGTGCCCTTACTGGAAGCTGCCATAGAAGGGGCACGGGTTCGTTTGCGTCCTATTTTAATGACTTCCTTTGCGTTTATACTCGGTTTAATGCCATTGGTGTTGGCAAATGGAGTGGGTGCAGAAGGTAATAATTCCATAGGTACTGGAGCGGCAGGAGGAATGCTTATCGGTACAGTTTTAGGGGTTTTTGTAATACCTGTTTTGTTTGTTGTATTCCAATGGCTGCAGGAAAGAATTACCGGAGCTCCAGAGCCTAAAGTTGAACAAGATAATAGCGCAGAGTAG
- a CDS encoding efflux transporter outer membrane subunit: MLQSCFVAKNYERPEVETDDLYRTDKITTDSTSIGMVSWRALFQDPILERHIDTALANNLDIRIAVQQILAAEAYLKQGKAGNYPTLGINADVTRQVNSENSQFGSIFSEPIEQYNLSANLSWEADIWGKIRSDKRAFEATYLQSIEAHKAVKTELVASVASAYYQLLSLDEQLRVTEETITTRAQSLETAKALKNAGMLTEVAVQQTAAQLYNAQAIKIDLENEIKLLENTFSILLAQPPQAVERTSLEEQELTSDLVVGVPYLLLQNRPDVAAAEYNLRNAFELTNVARSSFYPSVTLSATAGFQSLQFDNWLDASSIFNTLIGGLMQPVLNGRRIRTQYEVSQAQQEQALLNYKKALLVAGREVSDALYRYDAASEKIEVREREYEAYNKATEFSKELLKQGLANYLEVLTAQENELNSELLLVENKYVKLNAVVTLYQALGGGWQ, from the coding sequence ATGTTACAATCTTGCTTTGTAGCTAAAAATTATGAAAGGCCGGAAGTAGAAACAGATGATTTATATAGAACCGATAAAATTACCACAGACAGTACCTCTATCGGGATGGTTTCTTGGCGGGCGTTGTTTCAAGATCCTATTTTGGAACGGCATATCGATACCGCTTTGGCTAATAATTTGGATATAAGAATTGCGGTTCAGCAAATTTTAGCTGCGGAAGCTTACTTAAAGCAGGGTAAGGCAGGGAATTATCCTACCTTGGGCATTAATGCCGACGTAACCCGTCAGGTAAATTCAGAAAACAGTCAATTTGGAAGTATTTTCAGTGAACCCATTGAGCAGTACAACCTAAGTGCGAACCTTTCGTGGGAAGCAGATATCTGGGGGAAAATAAGAAGCGATAAACGTGCTTTTGAAGCCACTTACCTGCAGAGTATTGAAGCCCATAAAGCGGTTAAAACCGAGTTGGTAGCTTCTGTAGCTTCTGCCTATTACCAATTATTGTCGTTGGATGAGCAATTGAGGGTAACCGAAGAAACCATTACCACCAGGGCACAAAGTTTGGAAACAGCAAAAGCATTAAAAAATGCTGGAATGCTCACAGAAGTGGCAGTACAGCAAACGGCGGCTCAACTTTATAACGCACAAGCCATTAAAATCGATTTGGAGAATGAGATTAAATTATTGGAGAATACGTTTTCCATTTTGTTGGCTCAGCCTCCACAAGCGGTAGAAAGAACCAGCTTGGAAGAACAGGAGCTTACTTCCGATTTGGTGGTAGGTGTTCCTTATCTCTTATTGCAAAATCGTCCCGATGTAGCGGCGGCAGAATACAATCTTAGAAATGCCTTTGAGCTTACTAACGTGGCGAGAAGCAGTTTTTACCCTTCCGTAACCTTGAGCGCAACAGCCGGATTTCAAAGTTTGCAATTCGATAATTGGTTGGATGCGAGTTCTATTTTTAATACCCTAATTGGAGGTCTTATGCAACCAGTTTTAAACGGGAGAAGGATTAGAACTCAATATGAAGTTTCTCAAGCACAGCAGGAGCAGGCGTTACTCAATTACAAAAAAGCATTGTTGGTGGCTGGCCGTGAGGTTTCAGATGCTTTGTATAGGTACGATGCGGCTTCAGAAAAAATTGAAGTACGAGAAAGGGAATACGAAGCCTACAATAAAGCAACCGAATTTTCTAAAGAATTATTAAAACAAGGATTGGCAAACTATTTAGAAGTGCTAACAGCTCAAGAAAACGAACTTAACTCGGAGTTGCTCCTTGTTGAAAATAAATATGTAAAGCTAAATGCCGTGGTTACCCTTTACCAAGCACTAGGTGGAGGGTGGCAATAG
- a CDS encoding Bax inhibitor-1/YccA family protein, with protein MNVENLSQEQIKVEQGRFMTKVYGWMSGALILTGIIAAWVANTEEIVNVIFSNRLYFYGLLIVEFLAVAYLSAAINKLSANTAIALFLGYAALNGLTFSVIFLAFTAESIATTFYITAGTFGAMSIYGYYTKTDLTSVGNIAFMGLIGLIIASIVNLFFQNEMLYWIVTYAGVLIFVALTAYDTQKIKRLNIIGNEGTEEDQKEAIMGALTLYLDFINLFLFLLRIFGRRK; from the coding sequence ATGAATGTTGAAAATTTATCACAAGAGCAAATCAAGGTCGAGCAAGGCAGGTTTATGACCAAAGTTTATGGTTGGATGTCTGGCGCTTTAATTTTAACTGGTATTATAGCTGCTTGGGTAGCGAATACAGAAGAAATTGTAAATGTAATTTTTAGCAACCGTCTCTATTTTTATGGGCTCTTAATTGTAGAGTTTTTGGCAGTAGCTTATTTAAGTGCGGCTATCAACAAGTTGAGCGCTAATACTGCTATTGCTTTATTTTTAGGATATGCTGCGCTAAACGGATTGACTTTTTCGGTTATATTTTTAGCGTTTACAGCAGAATCTATAGCTACAACATTCTACATAACCGCTGGGACTTTTGGTGCTATGAGTATTTATGGATATTATACCAAAACAGACTTGACGTCGGTAGGGAATATTGCATTTATGGGGCTTATCGGTTTGATTATTGCTTCGATAGTAAATTTATTCTTTCAAAATGAAATGTTGTATTGGATTGTTACCTATGCCGGCGTGTTAATTTTTGTTGCTTTAACAGCTTATGATACCCAAAAGATTAAGCGGCTGAATATAATTGGGAACGAAGGTACCGAAGAAGACCAAAAAGAAGCCATTATGGGAGCGCTTACCCTTTATTTGGATTTTATTAATCTGTTTCTATTCTTGCTTAGAATTTTTGGTAGAAGGAAGTAA
- a CDS encoding DUF1080 domain-containing protein gives MKRHQLFLLALSVLFIHCKNQEKKDSEPVEQVDAAIELNWQQLFNGNDLSDWIPKISKHEVGENYANTFSVKNGNITVNYDGYNDVFDRQYGHLFYNKPFSAYFLAIEYRFVDNQIADGEGWAWRNSGAMLHGQDPQTMLKDQDFPISIEGQFLGGKLDSQEQRSTLNLCTPGTNVIYKDSLFTPHCTNSSSKTYRGDQWVRGTFLVLKDSVVKHILEGETVLEYYNPTIGGEGVANFDPKVKQDGKPLTEGYISIQSESHPVEFRKVEIIDLAPIYDNKEKLEATIEAILKQEKEM, from the coding sequence ATGAAACGACATCAGCTTTTTTTATTGGCCTTATCAGTTCTTTTTATCCATTGTAAAAACCAAGAAAAAAAAGATAGTGAGCCAGTAGAACAAGTTGATGCCGCTATTGAATTAAACTGGCAACAACTTTTTAACGGCAACGATTTAAGCGATTGGATCCCTAAAATTTCAAAACACGAGGTAGGCGAAAATTACGCCAATACTTTTTCAGTAAAAAATGGAAACATTACCGTAAACTACGACGGCTACAACGATGTTTTCGACCGCCAATACGGACATCTGTTCTATAACAAACCGTTTTCAGCTTATTTCTTGGCCATAGAATATCGTTTTGTCGATAACCAAATAGCCGATGGTGAAGGCTGGGCTTGGCGAAATAGTGGCGCTATGCTGCATGGGCAAGATCCGCAAACTATGTTAAAAGATCAGGATTTTCCCATTTCCATCGAGGGTCAGTTTCTTGGCGGAAAGCTAGATTCCCAAGAACAGCGCTCCACTTTAAACCTTTGTACGCCTGGCACCAATGTAATTTATAAAGATTCCCTATTTACCCCTCATTGCACCAATTCCTCTTCCAAAACCTATCGTGGCGACCAATGGGTACGTGGCACCTTTTTAGTTTTGAAAGATTCTGTAGTAAAACATATCTTAGAAGGCGAAACAGTGCTGGAGTATTACAATCCAACCATTGGTGGGGAAGGAGTTGCTAATTTCGATCCGAAAGTAAAACAAGACGGAAAACCACTAACAGAAGGCTATATTTCAATTCAAAGTGAAAGTCACCCTGTGGAGTTTAGAAAAGTAGAAATTATTGATTTAGCCCCAATCTACGACAATAAAGAAAAACTAGAAGCTACAATTGAGGCTATATTAAAGCAGGAAAAGGAAATGTAA